In one Methanolacinia paynteri genomic region, the following are encoded:
- a CDS encoding potassium channel family protein produces the protein MTELEYQPVSFKDVLIEMKDIAELMVDLAYSAILFENKEIAREVVSLEESMNQLVYQARIQSILGARRVEEAESMSGMLQVAEAAEKISNSASEIAKIILKDVKFPSRLKQALPEAEEVTFRVKVRDNSSIDGKTLGEQKLQSTTGMRVIAIRRGVSWMYDPDRETRILDGDILIAKGLEVGIRPFYEITGNDPRSGEEEAAGAVVSDLDRAVSLIIEMKDLSELAVGLAYTSLMFNNREVADEVVSLDSRMDDMRYKLDLWILEAAKRISNVEYLRGMLYMSSFAEGISNAASLIVDVILRDIEIPPVFKKIVRESDEIISKVSIDESSSLAGKTLKEASLGTITGMVVLAIESGDRWKYRPGKNTVLNAGDVIIAKGRRDGECRLYTLSKAGHNNGSENLTGCE, from the coding sequence ATGACTGAACTTGAATATCAGCCTGTAAGTTTTAAAGATGTTCTTATTGAGATGAAGGATATTGCGGAGCTTATGGTTGATCTTGCATATTCTGCAATTCTTTTTGAAAATAAAGAGATTGCCAGAGAGGTAGTCAGCCTCGAAGAGAGTATGAACCAGCTTGTGTACCAGGCGAGAATCCAGAGCATTCTCGGTGCAAGGAGAGTCGAAGAGGCGGAATCGATGAGCGGGATGCTCCAGGTCGCAGAAGCGGCCGAAAAGATCTCCAACTCCGCCTCCGAGATCGCCAAGATTATTTTAAAGGATGTAAAGTTCCCTTCGAGGCTGAAGCAGGCGCTCCCCGAAGCCGAGGAGGTTACTTTCCGGGTAAAGGTCAGGGACAACAGTTCCATCGACGGCAAGACCCTCGGCGAACAGAAACTCCAGAGTACGACCGGCATGAGAGTGATTGCGATTAGGAGAGGTGTCTCGTGGATGTACGATCCCGACAGGGAGACAAGAATCCTCGACGGCGACATTCTCATTGCAAAGGGACTCGAAGTCGGTATAAGGCCCTTCTATGAGATTACGGGCAACGACCCGAGATCCGGCGAAGAAGAGGCCGCCGGGGCGGTAGTATCCGATCTCGACAGGGCGGTCTCCCTCATAATCGAGATGAAAGACCTCAGCGAACTTGCCGTCGGCCTTGCATATACCTCGCTTATGTTCAACAACCGTGAGGTGGCAGACGAGGTCGTATCCCTTGATTCAAGAATGGACGATATGAGATACAAACTCGATCTCTGGATCCTCGAAGCCGCAAAAAGAATTTCAAACGTGGAATATCTCAGGGGAATGCTGTATATGTCCTCTTTTGCAGAGGGGATAAGCAATGCGGCCTCTCTTATAGTCGATGTAATTCTCAGGGATATAGAGATACCCCCGGTCTTCAAAAAGATCGTCAGGGAGTCCGATGAAATAATTTCAAAGGTAAGTATCGACGAGTCTTCGTCTCTTGCAGGAAAGACGCTTAAGGAAGCCTCCCTGGGTACGATAACGGGAATGGTAGTACTTGCGATAGAGAGCGGAGACCGGTGGAAATACAGGCCCGGCAAGAACACGGTTCTTAACGCCGGAGATGTGATCATAGCGAAGGGCAGAAGAGACGGCGAGTGCAGACTTTATACGCTCTCGAAAGCCGGTCATAACAATGGATCTGAAAATTTAACCGGATGTGAATAA
- a CDS encoding magnesium transporter — protein sequence MMLFPAVIGHQGRLFLVGLTALLLSSFAACAAGIYLGSASDLIALIPGLMVLVPPSINMRGSISGAMASRLSSSMHLGEFEIDFHRDSVLGANTSASFLATVILSFVLGIFAWAICRLLGIEGMGIADFILISVLSGILSGILVILIALVTAAVSYKKGIDLDMIASPTVTTAGDIITIPILVLTAVLVIGIDPQIRFLVLMVITAVTVVAFIYYLYNLRGPSYVILKEIVPLLIPLSFLGVLAGIAYVTDIETLITYAVFLVLIPPFMGGCGSIGGILCSRLATGMHMGELSPSVIPTREVFGHFGQSYLYSFILIPVLVLTVYYASMMLGLDSPPLSLLMVICITTGLLVITLVNFIGYFAASMSFRYGLDPDNFGIPVITSFIDLTGAALLVTVINLLL from the coding sequence ATGATGTTGTTTCCGGCAGTAATTGGTCATCAGGGAAGACTGTTCCTTGTCGGTCTGACCGCTCTCCTGTTAAGCTCCTTTGCAGCATGTGCGGCCGGAATATACTTAGGTTCCGCAAGTGACCTGATTGCATTAATTCCGGGCTTAATGGTTCTGGTTCCGCCCTCCATAAATATGCGGGGAAGCATCTCCGGGGCGATGGCATCCAGGCTTTCTTCCTCCATGCATCTCGGCGAGTTCGAGATCGATTTTCACAGGGACAGTGTTCTTGGGGCGAATACAAGCGCTTCCTTCCTTGCAACCGTTATACTGTCGTTCGTCCTCGGTATCTTTGCATGGGCGATATGCCGTCTGCTTGGAATAGAGGGAATGGGGATTGCGGACTTTATACTGATCTCTGTTTTGTCCGGGATCCTGTCGGGGATTCTTGTAATATTGATCGCACTGGTTACCGCAGCCGTATCTTACAAAAAAGGAATAGATCTCGATATGATCGCCTCCCCTACGGTAACGACCGCGGGAGATATCATTACGATCCCGATCCTCGTGCTGACGGCGGTTTTGGTAATCGGGATCGATCCGCAGATCCGTTTCCTGGTATTGATGGTTATTACAGCAGTTACTGTCGTGGCGTTCATTTATTATCTCTATAATTTGCGTGGCCCCTCGTACGTGATACTGAAAGAGATCGTCCCTCTCTTAATCCCCCTCTCTTTCCTCGGGGTCCTGGCAGGAATCGCGTATGTAACCGATATCGAGACACTGATAACCTATGCGGTCTTTTTGGTGCTGATCCCGCCTTTCATGGGCGGCTGCGGTTCAATAGGGGGCATTCTCTGCTCCAGGCTTGCGACGGGAATGCATATGGGAGAACTTTCACCGTCAGTGATCCCCACCCGCGAGGTCTTCGGGCATTTCGGGCAGAGTTACCTGTATTCGTTTATCCTCATACCGGTTCTTGTGCTGACCGTGTACTATGCATCGATGATGCTCGGGCTCGATTCGCCACCGCTTTCGCTGCTGATGGTAATCTGCATAACGACCGGGCTGCTCGTCATTACGCTCGTGAATTTTATCGGTTATTTTGCCGCGAGCATGTCATTCAGGTACGGTCTCGATCCCGATAATTTCGGCATACCTGTGATCACAAGTTTCATCGACCTCACGGGAGCCGCACTGCTTGTAACCGTCATTAATTTACTCTTGTAG